The Vibrio tritonius genomic sequence CGCTTATCACATTTCGAGTCGATTTTCAGTCTCGCCAAAAACCAGCACAAAATCACGGCAGCCGCGGCCTATCACTGGGTCAGTGAGCTTTATAACCGAGCGCCTTACGACGCCATTCGCGATCGCGTCACTCACGATGACACCCTCAATATTCAACATGGCTGCTTTTATCACTGGGATCACTATCCTGATGAAGCATTGTTTCTAGACGCCGAATATCTACGACGCCAATATCAACCTGACTTTTTGCTGATTCACCCAATGAACATCGATGATGCAGGACATAAATTCGGCCTTGATTCACCGCAGTATCGAAATACGGCTCGAATGGCGGATGTGATTTTATCTCACCTAATGCCAACGTGGTTAGCAGAGGGTTATCAAATACTGGTCACCAGTGATCATGGTATGAACAATGACCGCAGTCATGGTGGAGTGTTGGCTTGTGAACGTGAAGTTCCACTCTTTTTGATTGGCTCGGCATTTTCCCATACACCAGCCGATATCAAACAAACCGAGATTTGTGGTTTGGTGTGCAACGCACTCGGACTGGAACATGATAAACCCGCCCCGCGCGAGGGTCTTGTATGATGAAATGGCCATCCCTGTCTTCACCCTCAGAGTTAGATGAAGTCAAAGCTGAGTCGAACAAACCCAAATTTTCTCGCTTCAAGCCAGCGCTTTGTCTTTCTCCGTTTGCCATCTTCTTTTATCTGTTTCAAATCGCTCCGATGCTGTGGGTGATCGTCAACAGCTTTAAAGTCGACGATGAGTGGTCACTAGACAACTATGGCCAAATCATCGACTCGCCCTTTATCCAACAAGGATTTAGCCACAGTGCGTCTATCTCATTTTGGTCGAGTTTAGTCGGTTTAATGATTGCCACTTTGCTCGTGAACTCACTAAGACGCATCCCCGGTCGTCTGCGCAGCGCTGTGGTGGCCTTCACCAATATGACCAGCAATTTTGCCGGTGTGCCGCTGGCATTTGCTTTTATCATCATCTTGGGCGCTAACGGTGCAGTCACTTTGCTCCTAAAACAGTGGGGCGTAATCGACGATTTCAATATCTACAGCCAATGGGGCTTATTACTGATTTACATCTATTTCCAAATTCCCCTCGCTGCGCTGCTGCTTTATCCCGCATTTGATGCCTTAGATGATGACTGGCAATCTGCTGCAGCCTTGCTTGGCGCATCGCATTGGCAATATTGGCGCAACGTGGCGATCCCTGTTCTGGCTCCAGCCTTGTTAGGAACCTTTATTATCTTGATTGCTAACGCGATGGGAGCGTATGCCAGCGTCTATGCGTTAACGGGTGGCAACTACAACATGATCACGATTCGTATCGCGAGCCTTGTTGCTGGGGATCTCTTCCTTGAGCCAAACTTAGCCGCGGCAATTTCCGTGGTTTTGATTGTATTGCTCGCGTGCATCACCGCCATCAATCAATGGTTAATCGCAAGGAGTTATCATGGGAAACACTAGTCTTGCTGTGCATAAAGCCATTGTGTTCACCATTATCGGTGTACTACTGATTCCGATTTTGGCCACGTTAGCCTACTCCCTATCCACCCATTGGGGTGCGACCATTTTACCTGAAGGTTTTACCTTAGAATGGTTTCACAAATTACTGAGCACCCCACGATTTCTCTGGGCGTTTGGACGTTCACTACTGATCTGCTTTAGCGCATTAATCTTAAGTACCTTACTGATATTGCCGGCGATTTTTGTTGTGTTCTATTACTTTCCTAAATTGGATAAGTTAATGAACTTGCTGATCCTGCTGCCCTTTTCGGTGCCGCCGGTCGTCTCCTCGGTAGGGATGCTACAAATCTATGCCGACAGCGATATCTCACTTATTGGCACGCCATGGATTTTAATTGGCACCTATTTCACTATCGCGCTGCCTTTTATGTATCGCGCGATTGCCAACGCCTTCTCTGCCATCAATCTACGTGATCTGATGGACGCGGCCCATCTGTTAGGAGCCAGTACGCCTAAAGCCTTTTTCCTAGTCGTCCTGCCGAACATTAAAAAGGGACTGATGGCATCGCTGTTTTTGTCGTTCTCTTTCTTACTCGGGGAGTTCGTCTTCGCCAACATATTGGTCGGCACGCGCTTTGAAACACTGCAAATCTATCTTTATAGCGTTCGTCAAGAAAGCGGCCACTACACATCAGCATTAGTAATGACCTACTTCTTCTTCATTTTTCTATCTACCTGGCTTGCCGGCCGTATAGGAGCAAAATCATGAGTTACGTTTGCGCGCAGCAGCTCGCCAAACAATTTGGCGAACATACGGTGTTTTCCCATATCGATTTTCAAATTGAGCAAGGTGAATTCATCACCCTACTGGGACCAAGTGGTTGTGGTAAATCAACTTTGCTACGAAGCCTAGCTGGTCTTCATCCTGTGGATTCCGGAAAAATCATCGTAGATGGTCAAGACATCACTCATCTTGCGCCGCAAAAACGTGGCATTGGCATGGTGTTTCAGTCTTACGCGCTTTTCCCCAACATGACGGTTGAGCAAAACATTGCCTTCGGTCTGAAAATGCAGAAGGTGCCAGCCGCCGAACGCACTACTGCGGTAAAGCGTGTTATCGAACTGGTGGAACTCAACGGAAAAGAACAAGACTATCCAGCCCAATTATCCGGTGGACAAAGACAGCGGGTCGCGTTAGCACGAGCTCTTGTCGTCCAACCGAGAATTTTGCTGCTTGATGAACCGCTATCCGCTCTCGATGCCAAAATCCGTCGTCATCTGCGTGAGCAAATTCGCACGATTCAAAAAGAACTCAATCTCACCACCATATTTGTTACCCATGACCAAGAAGAAGCGATGACCATGTCTGATCGAATCTTTTTAATGGATAGTGGCAAAATCGTTCAGCAAGGTCGTCCAGAACAGATCTATAATCAGCCAGCAAATGAGTTTGTGGCAGGATTTATGGGCAACTACAATTTGATTGATGCGCCGCTGGCCAATCGCATGTTTGCCTTAAATACCCAAATGATGGTTGCAGTGAGACCAGAATCTATCTACGTAAAAGAGGCAGGCAGAAACTATGGACCCCATATTTCATCGCCTCACGCAGCAACCGTATTGGATCATCAACTGCTCGGAAACGTCATTCGTTATCGAGTATCCCTTGCAGAATGCGAACTGACGGTTGATTTGCTTAACCGCTCATCAGAGCGACTCATGCAACGTGGTACCCCACTAGAATTGCTGTTCAATTTAAATGAAATTCAACCTGTGAGAGCCTAATCTGTATGTCTCAACCGCTGTATATTTTCGACATGGACGATACCCTAATCGATGGTGATACCTCCATGCTGTGGAATGAATTTTTATTTGCCAAAGGGTTAATCGCTGACCCTGATTTTCTCCGTCGCGATAAAGAGCTGATGGGGCTGTATGCCATCGGCAAGATGGATATGGAACAGTATCTTCAGTTTGCTATGACCCCTATTCTTGAGCTCTCGACTCAAGAGGTTGATCAACTGGTTGATGAGTATGTCGAGACCGACATCATGCGGCGCGTTTTTCCACAAGCGCACACTCTGATTGATGAACTCACGCACAATCAAACGCCTATGCTGATCATTTCTGCTACGGTCAGTTTTATCGTCAAGGCGGTGGCGAAACGTTTGGGTATTGAACACGCACTGGGTATCGACATGAAAGTCGAACATGGCCGCTATACAACAAAGATTGAGGGAATCCCTTCTTATCGCGAAGGCAAAGTGCTGCGGTTACAAAACTGGTTAAAAGAACATTCGGCTTCAGTCAGTGCCACCCATTTCTACACCGATTCGATTAATGACCTGCCTCTTTGTCAGCAAAGTGATTATGCCTACCTCATCAATCCTGATCCTTTGCTGGCGGAATACGCCCACACTCCGAATTGGCATGTTCTGTCTTGGTCACACGAACCCTATTCAGCTTAATCTCTGTGATGCCAGCTAAGCTGGCATCTTTTTTTTCTAAACAAATCGAGGATCTAAACCTTGCTGCCGGGCTCTGCCACATCTAATTGATGAATCTCTCTTAACAACTGAATAAACAGCGAACTGCCAACTGGCAGCAAAGCATCTGGGAAATCGTAATGCTCGTTGTGCAATTGGGGAGAGTGTTCACCACTGCCCAACACAAACATAGCGCCCTCTTTTGCTATACGGGTAAATTCACCAAAATCTTCAGACCAACGCATCGGCTCCGCTAACGTATGGCATGGAATATTAAGCGCCTTGCATGCTTGCTCAACGGCAAGAACACCTTGCGCAGAATTCACGCTGGCTTGGAATACATCTTGATAATCGATACGCCATCCTAACTGATGAGCAGTACAAACACTTTTTACCCACTGTTCCGCCTGCTGTTTCAAAGCTGCCATTCCTTGGTTACTTTCACTACGCAAAGTGACCATTAGTACCGCATGCCCCGGAGACGTTCCAAAAGCAATTTCTCCCAAGTTTGCATGAATCACAGTTACCCAGCTTCGCTCCGCAACTTTAGCAGGCAATTGAGGAAATTCTTTGAGTAACTCGCTTAGCGCCAAGGTCGGGCTAATACCATTTTCTGGATGCGCTGCATGAGAGGTTTTGCCATCTAAATGAACAATCATCCCAGCGGAGGCACAATTAAACGTCCCAGCCTTGATCGCCACCTCACCTAACGCCAATCCGGGATAATTATGTAACGCAAAAGCGTAGTCTGGTTGAAGTTCGGCAAATTGAGGGTCATTGGCTACGGCAATCGCCCCTTCCCCCGTCTCTTCTGCCGGTTGAAACAGCAACACGACTTTCCCCTTTTGAGGACGATGAACAGAGAGATGAGCACCCACAGCACAGACCATCGCCATATGACCATCATGGCCACAGAGATGTGCCACTCCGGGAGTAGAAGAGCGGTAAACTGCGCTTCCTTTCTCTTGAATGGGTAGCGCATCAAGCTCACAGCGAATCAAGGTCACAGGCCCATCTTCTACACCGTGATAGAGCATCGCCATTCCTGATCCACAGAGGTTTTCTAGCATTTCATCAGGTGCATAAGCGCTAAACCACTGTTTAATCCGCGCTGCGGTTTGCACCTCTTGGAACGATAGCTCTGGGTGCTGATGTAAATGATGCCGCCACTCTTGCCAATCCATATCCTGCATAACCTATCCTTGTTTACGCTATCTTTAACTTACGACTAAACAATACGTTATCGCGTAATGATATCGAAAGCCAGCCTCCTATTTACAGTGTAAACATCGGTTTTAGCTACTGAACTCTCTGACCATTCAGGCTGGGTACAAACTGGAATGAAAAAAGCCCCATCAACTCAGTTAACGGGGCTTTCTAAAATCACTTTTCAGCAATTATGCTGCTGCTATGTATTGTCGTTTGGTTCTTTTTTGACGCTTTAATTCAGCAATTAGCTCATCAACATCAAGGTCGATATTAAAACGACGTTTGAGGTTAGCGAGGAAAATCGGATCTTCACACATCGCCTTTTCTGGCTCATCACTGATTTTCGCCACCGGACGACCATTACATTCGGTCAATTTAATCACGATGGATAGAGGCTTGTAAGCCACACCTTGCGCATTTTTCCAACCAGCTAAATCATTGGTTAGGAACGTACCGATACCAAATGAAATACGCACGCGGCCAGCAAAGTATTCGCACAGCTCTAACGCTTCATCGAAGTTAAGGCCATTTGAGAAAATGAACACTTTCGATTTTGGATCAATCCCCATGCTTTCGTAATGTTCAATCATGCGGTCACCCCAAACAAACGGGTTACCTGAATCATGACGAATACCATCGTAAGCCTTGGCCAAATGCATATTGAAATCTTCTAAGAAGGTATCGATAGTCAAGGTATCAGTTGGCGCAATAGAAAGTTGGCCATCAAATGCTTTCAACCATTGCTCTAAAGCAACACGCTGTGAGTCTTTCACGTTAACTAATGCTTGATGCCCCATAAACCATTCATGAGCGATGGTTCCAATCGGCTTTAGATTAAACTCACGGGCAAAGTGGTAGTTACTCGTACCAAGAAGCAGTTCTGGAATTTCCTGTTTCAAGTACGCCATCACATCACGCTGTACTTGACCAGAGAAGCGACGACGAGTCCCCATCTCCGTTAGAGAGAAGTTAGTAATACCACGACGTTTGATTTCCGCCTTTAGCTTCTGAATTTTCTCATCCAGAATCTCTATTGGCAGCGACTGAGGCACTTCAGCCCAACGGCGACGGCTACGCACTTCAGAAAGAATCGACATAACGATTGTTTCATACAAAATAGTATCGCGCCAAGAGCCTTCAATACCAATGCGCAGTTGTTCTTTACCATCGTGTTTGATCACACCGAACCGCACTTGACGCTCCGGTTGAAAATGGAAATAACGCAATGATTGAAGAAAGGCATGCTTCAAGTGAGGCGAGCTTTGTGCAAGATACACGATGTCCGCGTCAGAAAATCGCAGAGAGGATAACTGACTAATTTCACTACGAACTTCTTCAAGCAGTTCACTAACATCTTCATCGCTACGAACAATAAGCTCATAACGTACCTGAACATCAGGATATAACGAATGGATCGCTTGCATCATGTTGATCTTGTAAGCATCCAAATCCAGCAGGCTGCGAATAATGTGTGGAGAAAACAGGCGAGAGTTCATTTTGCCGTCCTTCATTTCACTGTGTCATCACGTTAGTAACATTATGTTGCTAACTTTTGTTGGACAATAAAAGAGTTTAAGAGGTTTGTCAACTTATGTGACAAACCCAAATGATAAAAACACGTACAAATGTTCCATATTTGTTACATGTAAATGTAATTATTGCAATAACTTACCCAATCTCAGCCTAAAAGTGACAAAATGTAAAAATCAGTTTGTCACAAATCGTTATTTACATTTGACCGCAAAGACCAGCTTGCCTAGAATGATGCCATCAATAATTAGGGATTTTATATGATTGTTTCAATTGATTTGGTCTGTCTACGTCTCACCACCAATGGCATCAAAGTTCTACTGGTTAAACGTCAGAATCCAAATCGCCCAGACTGTGGTAAATGGGCACTGCCTGGTGGGCTAGTTTATGATGAAGATTGGGCTGAAAAAGGAGGCGAACCCGCTGATGACGATTTTGACTCAGCTCGGCGACGCATTTGCCGTCAGAAGATCCACACCTATCCTAATTACATCAGTGACCCTATCGTAAACGGTAACCCTAAGCGAGACCCTGATGGATGGAGCGTCAGTATTTCTCACTATGCTCTACTGAATCCTTCAAACGTGCAACAGATTGAAAATTCAGGAATGGATAAAGAACGTGCAGATTGGTTTGAACTGAGTGATTTGCTCCACGGTAAATTCAACCTAGCGTTTGATCACACGTCACAAGTTCAACATGCTTGGAGCAAATTGCGCGCCGCCGTAGAGTATACCTCTGTCGTGCTCTTCTCTTTAGAAAAAGAGTTTTTAGTGGCCGACATTATTGATGCTTATGCGAAATTCGGCGTGGATGTAAACCGGATGACAATTAAGCGTCGCTTGATTGATACAGGTGTTATCGTCAGTGCAAATAAATTGGCTTCATCAAATAAGGGCCGCGGAGGCAAACCTGCCACGGTTTATCGCTTAAATAATAAAGAAGTCAGCTACTTCCAAACCTGTTTGCGTGGTTAATAAAACATAACTCGGGTGTAACAAAATCCTTTAATTGAGTAGATTCTGTTCAATAAGCGTGTGATACTAATCACACACTTCTGGGTCGGAGCGTTTCCGACCGCATACCTTTTTCTATCAACGGATACCATGAACCCGAAAATTGCTGCACTTTGTGGTTGGCTTTTATTACTCAGTCTTGCCATCTCGCTCTACTCAGAATTGCTCGTGCCTATTCCATCCTATTGGGCTGGTGTACCAATCTGGATTTCCTCCTTTTTCTTTTTCCCCTACCTTAAAGGCGTACAAAAGAAGCAGATTATTATTCTGGTGGTATGTGGCTTATTCGGCCTGTTATACGGCACCATGCACCATCTCGATAGCCGCTATTTTCTAAAAACTTTAGAAGCCAACCAAAATGTAGTGACAATGCTGATTGGTGTCGGCTTTCTAAGGATTTTTGCCTCTCACGGTGTACAAACCAACGAAACCTTACCGATAGGCTCTCGCTCGCTTATCAAAACCTTACTCGGGATTCATCTTTTCGGAGCCGTATTAAATATGTCTTCCGTCATCATCGTCGGTGACAAATTGTCGATGAAAAAGCCCTTACAAACGCCCCAGGCCGTCATCCTGCTGCGTGGTTTTGCCATTTGTGCTTTCTGGTCGCCTTTCTTTGCTGCGATGGGGATGACATTAACAAGCGCGCCCGGTTCACATTTAAGCACCTTGATCATTTATGGCATTCCCGTCAGTTTGGTTGCTCTAGCACTTACCGCTTGGGAGATTAAACGAACTCCCTTAGTGGAGAATATTGAAGGCTATCCGATGGGGATTAAGTCATTGTGGATGCCATGTTTATTAGCCATGATTGTTCTTGGTGAACATCAAGTTTGGCCTAGAGCCAGTGTGCTATCTCTAGTTGCACTGACTTCTGTCTCCTTTATCGCTTTATGGCTTATTGCGGTCAAAGGGAAATCTGGAGTTGTGATGGCAAAACGTCATATTGAGGTTGGAGTAGCCAGTGCTGCCGGAGAAGTGGTTCTATTTGCCGCTGCAGCCATGCTCGCTTCCGGAGTAGCATCCATCTTGGCTTCGCTTAATGTTCAGTTGGCACCGGATCACTTTGGTGCTCTCGCTGCCTTTATTACTTTGGTTATTTTGGTTGGCTTAGCCATGACTGGCATGCATCCGGTCACCAGCGTGGTACTAGCAGGCAGCGTATTGGCCCCATCGGTAACGGATCCTAATTTATTAGGCTTAACGCTCTTGATGGGCTGGTCTTTGGGCATTACCTTCTCACCATTTTCCGGTGTGCAATTGAGTATCCAGTCTCGCTATAAAATAAAGGCAAAAACGTTGTTGGCACATAATTGGCGCTATATCAGTGCTATGTTAGCAGTGTGTGCGACAACATTGTGGATTTATACTTTGTAGATAAAAATGAAGCTGCGTTTTGGCGCAGCTTCATTTTTGTATCGAACTTGTTTTAGCGAACCACACACATCGGCGAACCTGCGATAGGATCGCGATGTATTTCAGCTTCTAAATCAAAAACATCTGCCAGCAATTTGGCAGTTAACACCTCTTCAGGGCAACCTTCGGTGACCACCTGCCCCGCTTTCATCACGATTAAGTAATCACAGTAACGGCAGGCTTGGTTAATATCATGCAATACCGTGATAACGGTTTTGCCCTCTTGATTGAGCTTACGTAGCAGCTTCATTAACTCCACTTGATGGTTAAGATCCAAATAGGTAGTCGGTTCATCAAGCAATATATAATCCGTGTCTTGCGCAAGCGTCATTGCTAACCATACTCGTTGGCGTTGGCCACCCGACAAGTCAGTGACCAAGGTAGACGCTAAATCCATTACACCAGTTGCGATCATAGCTTGTTCCACGATCGCATTATCTTGCTCTGAAAGTTGTCCCCAAAAACCAGTATATGGGCTACGGCCATACCCAACCGCTTCTCTTACGGTAATCCCTTCAGGCGTTTCTTGTGCTTGCGGCAACAGTGCCAAATGCTGTGCTAGGGTTTTAGACGCAACCTCATGAATCGGCGTTTCATCCCAAAAGACTTCGCCTGATTCAGGAAGGAGTATTCTTGACAAACCTTTGAGTAGGGTCGATTTTCCACAACCATTTGGGCCTAAAAGAGCAATGATTTTTCCCTGTGGAATAGCTACATCAACACCTTTAACAATCGGCGTTTTTCCGTAACTCAATACTAATTTTTCTGTGGATAGCCGCATCGTTTATCTCATTTTCACTAATAGGTATAAAAAGTAAGGCGCACCAATGATGGCCGTCATAATGCCTGCCGGAAGTTCAAGCGGCGGATGGATGACACGTGCAATTAAATCGGCCATCAACAATAAGAAGGCACCAACTATCATGGCAGCAGGTAACAATACTTGATGCTTCCCGCCCACCATTTGACGAGCTAAGTGCGGTGCCACTAAGCCTAAGAAGCTCAAAGGTCCACAAACGGAAACCGCAGCAGATGTCCACATCACCGCAAGCAACAAAGCACCGGCACGGACAAGATAAACCGAAACGCCCAGACTGGTCGCTCGTTCATCTCCTAAGGTCAATAAGTTCAACTGATGACTCAACCACAGCACTAAAGGAGCCAATAACCACCACGGCAAAATCATCCATAGCTGATCCCAGCTTCGGCCCCATAAGCTACCCGTTAACCAAAGCAGAGCATTGTTAATTTCCAGAGGCTGAGTGAGCATCAAAAAATCAATCGCACTACCAAACAGCGCCGACAGAGCGACACCAGTGATTGCCAGTTTTACTGGTTTGGTTTTGGAGCCAACAACCAAAAACAAAATAATCGCCGCACCAATCCCCCCAGCCAATGCAGCACTTGGCAGCCAATAAATCGATACCGTTGGGAAAAGTGTCATTAGCGCCACCGCCGCTAGCCCAGCCCCATGACTCACGCCAAGAATATCGGGTGACGCTAGCGGGTTACGGATAACACCTTGAATCAAAGTACCAGAACTGGCGAGCATTGCTCCAACCAAAATGGCTAAGAATATGCGCGGCAGACGATACTCATGAATCGTAAAGTAGTGCTCACTATGAGACGTTAAACCTTGCCAAATCTCAGTTAACGACAGGTTTACCGCACCAAAACAGAGGTTAGCAATAGCGGCAATAACAACCGCACCAACCAACCCACTTATCATCCGCAAAGGTTGGTTCATCGCGTTTTCCTCACAAGATAAATAAAGATAGGCGCACCAATAATTGCCAGTACCGCGCCAGCTGGAGTCTCAGTAGGATAAACAATAGCGCGACTGACGATATCAGCAATCACCGTCAATAAGGCCCCGATTAACATAGCAATAGGCAATAAACGGCGATAATCATACCCAACCAGTAAACGTCCTAAATGAGGGACAATTAAGCCAACAAACGAGAGTGCCCCTACCGTACTCACGCTAATCCCAACTAAGATCAAAACCGTTCCAGCAATCACCAAACGCATCGCTGTTAGGTTGATGCCTAAACTTTTGACTCGCTCATCCCCCATCGCTAATAGGTTCACTTTAGGAGCCAGCAGCAAACTCACGATTAATCCAACCGCAAGGCCTGGCCAACTCCATTGCCAATTGTGCCACTGCACATTAGCAAACGAGCCTGCCAGCCAAGCCATAACACTTGCCGCTTGGTCTTCCACCAAAATAATGCTGGCTTTAGTTAATGCGCTGCACAACGCTGAGATAGCGATCCCCGCCAATACAAGTTGCCCCCGCTCTGTGCCCGCACGCCATGCACCGCCTAAAATCATCACCAAAACCCAAGTGATTAATCCCCCTAAAATGGCGGCAAGCGGCACACCTATGGGCGATGAAACAGCAAACACAGTACTCACTAGAGCCATCCCCATCGCCGCCCCAGCATTGACCCCAAACAGACTCGGAGAAGCCAAAGGGTTACGAGTTAACCCTTGCATTAAAGCGCCAGCGGCCGCTAATGACGCACCAACAAGCATTGCTTCCAACACCCGCGGCAAACGTACATCATGCACGACAATATGAGCAATGACCGTAGGATCGCGATGCCAAATCGCGGCAAACGCATCGTAACCAGAAATAGGAATAGCGGAATAGGCAAATAGCCCTATCCATCCAAAGACAATCAAAGCCACCAGCAGAAATAGAAAGGTGGTCATGTAGACGAGAAAATGACGAT encodes the following:
- a CDS encoding alkaline phosphatase family protein produces the protein MSNKVILVVLDGLNYQVAHDCMGYLQGLIEQQQATLHQVQSELPSLSRPLYECLLTGVPPVVSGITNNNVVRLSHFESIFSLAKNQHKITAAAAYHWVSELYNRAPYDAIRDRVTHDDTLNIQHGCFYHWDHYPDEALFLDAEYLRRQYQPDFLLIHPMNIDDAGHKFGLDSPQYRNTARMADVILSHLMPTWLAEGYQILVTSDHGMNNDRSHGGVLACEREVPLFLIGSAFSHTPADIKQTEICGLVCNALGLEHDKPAPREGLV
- a CDS encoding iron chelate uptake ABC transporter family permease subunit — its product is MRHRHFLVYMTTFLFLLVALIVFGWIGLFAYSAIPISGYDAFAAIWHRDPTVIAHIVVHDVRLPRVLEAMLVGASLAAAGALMQGLTRNPLASPSLFGVNAGAAMGMALVSTVFAVSSPIGVPLAAILGGLITWVLVMILGGAWRAGTERGQLVLAGIAISALCSALTKASIILVEDQAASVMAWLAGSFANVQWHNWQWSWPGLAVGLIVSLLLAPKVNLLAMGDERVKSLGINLTAMRLVIAGTVLILVGISVSTVGALSFVGLIVPHLGRLLVGYDYRRLLPIAMLIGALLTVIADIVSRAIVYPTETPAGAVLAIIGAPIFIYLVRKTR
- a CDS encoding ABC transporter permease; amino-acid sequence: MGNTSLAVHKAIVFTIIGVLLIPILATLAYSLSTHWGATILPEGFTLEWFHKLLSTPRFLWAFGRSLLICFSALILSTLLILPAIFVVFYYFPKLDKLMNLLILLPFSVPPVVSSVGMLQIYADSDISLIGTPWILIGTYFTIALPFMYRAIANAFSAINLRDLMDAAHLLGASTPKAFFLVVLPNIKKGLMASLFLSFSFLLGEFVFANILVGTRFETLQIYLYSVRQESGHYTSALVMTYFFFIFLSTWLAGRIGAKS
- a CDS encoding ABC transporter ATP-binding protein, with amino-acid sequence MSYVCAQQLAKQFGEHTVFSHIDFQIEQGEFITLLGPSGCGKSTLLRSLAGLHPVDSGKIIVDGQDITHLAPQKRGIGMVFQSYALFPNMTVEQNIAFGLKMQKVPAAERTTAVKRVIELVELNGKEQDYPAQLSGGQRQRVALARALVVQPRILLLDEPLSALDAKIRRHLREQIRTIQKELNLTTIFVTHDQEEAMTMSDRIFLMDSGKIVQQGRPEQIYNQPANEFVAGFMGNYNLIDAPLANRMFALNTQMMVAVRPESIYVKEAGRNYGPHISSPHAATVLDHQLLGNVIRYRVSLAECELTVDLLNRSSERLMQRGTPLELLFNLNEIQPVRA
- a CDS encoding HAD family hydrolase yields the protein MSQPLYIFDMDDTLIDGDTSMLWNEFLFAKGLIADPDFLRRDKELMGLYAIGKMDMEQYLQFAMTPILELSTQEVDQLVDEYVETDIMRRVFPQAHTLIDELTHNQTPMLIISATVSFIVKAVAKRLGIEHALGIDMKVEHGRYTTKIEGIPSYREGKVLRLQNWLKEHSASVSATHFYTDSINDLPLCQQSDYAYLINPDPLLAEYAHTPNWHVLSWSHEPYSA
- the pncB gene encoding nicotinate phosphoribosyltransferase → MNSRLFSPHIIRSLLDLDAYKINMMQAIHSLYPDVQVRYELIVRSDEDVSELLEEVRSEISQLSSLRFSDADIVYLAQSSPHLKHAFLQSLRYFHFQPERQVRFGVIKHDGKEQLRIGIEGSWRDTILYETIVMSILSEVRSRRRWAEVPQSLPIEILDEKIQKLKAEIKRRGITNFSLTEMGTRRRFSGQVQRDVMAYLKQEIPELLLGTSNYHFAREFNLKPIGTIAHEWFMGHQALVNVKDSQRVALEQWLKAFDGQLSIAPTDTLTIDTFLEDFNMHLAKAYDGIRHDSGNPFVWGDRMIEHYESMGIDPKSKVFIFSNGLNFDEALELCEYFAGRVRISFGIGTFLTNDLAGWKNAQGVAYKPLSIVIKLTECNGRPVAKISDEPEKAMCEDPIFLANLKRRFNIDLDVDELIAELKRQKRTKRQYIAAA
- a CDS encoding ABC transporter permease → MKWPSLSSPSELDEVKAESNKPKFSRFKPALCLSPFAIFFYLFQIAPMLWVIVNSFKVDDEWSLDNYGQIIDSPFIQQGFSHSASISFWSSLVGLMIATLLVNSLRRIPGRLRSAVVAFTNMTSNFAGVPLAFAFIIILGANGAVTLLLKQWGVIDDFNIYSQWGLLLIYIYFQIPLAALLLYPAFDALDDDWQSAAALLGASHWQYWRNVAIPVLAPALLGTFIILIANAMGAYASVYALTGGNYNMITIRIASLVAGDLFLEPNLAAAISVVLIVLLACITAINQWLIARSYHGKH
- the fecD gene encoding Fe(3+) dicitrate ABC transporter permease subunit FecD — encoded protein: MNQPLRMISGLVGAVVIAAIANLCFGAVNLSLTEIWQGLTSHSEHYFTIHEYRLPRIFLAILVGAMLASSGTLIQGVIRNPLASPDILGVSHGAGLAAVALMTLFPTVSIYWLPSAALAGGIGAAIILFLVVGSKTKPVKLAITGVALSALFGSAIDFLMLTQPLEINNALLWLTGSLWGRSWDQLWMILPWWLLAPLVLWLSHQLNLLTLGDERATSLGVSVYLVRAGALLLAVMWTSAAVSVCGPLSFLGLVAPHLARQMVGGKHQVLLPAAMIVGAFLLLMADLIARVIHPPLELPAGIMTAIIGAPYFLYLLVKMR
- the fecE gene encoding Fe(3+) dicitrate ABC transporter ATP-binding protein FecE, producing MRLSTEKLVLSYGKTPIVKGVDVAIPQGKIIALLGPNGCGKSTLLKGLSRILLPESGEVFWDETPIHEVASKTLAQHLALLPQAQETPEGITVREAVGYGRSPYTGFWGQLSEQDNAIVEQAMIATGVMDLASTLVTDLSGGQRQRVWLAMTLAQDTDYILLDEPTTYLDLNHQVELMKLLRKLNQEGKTVITVLHDINQACRYCDYLIVMKAGQVVTEGCPEEVLTAKLLADVFDLEAEIHRDPIAGSPMCVVR
- a CDS encoding amidohydrolase, whose protein sequence is MQDMDWQEWRHHLHQHPELSFQEVQTAARIKQWFSAYAPDEMLENLCGSGMAMLYHGVEDGPVTLIRCELDALPIQEKGSAVYRSSTPGVAHLCGHDGHMAMVCAVGAHLSVHRPQKGKVVLLFQPAEETGEGAIAVANDPQFAELQPDYAFALHNYPGLALGEVAIKAGTFNCASAGMIVHLDGKTSHAAHPENGISPTLALSELLKEFPQLPAKVAERSWVTVIHANLGEIAFGTSPGHAVLMVTLRSESNQGMAALKQQAEQWVKSVCTAHQLGWRIDYQDVFQASVNSAQGVLAVEQACKALNIPCHTLAEPMRWSEDFGEFTRIAKEGAMFVLGSGEHSPQLHNEHYDFPDALLPVGSSLFIQLLREIHQLDVAEPGSKV
- a CDS encoding NUDIX domain-containing protein, coding for MIVSIDLVCLRLTTNGIKVLLVKRQNPNRPDCGKWALPGGLVYDEDWAEKGGEPADDDFDSARRRICRQKIHTYPNYISDPIVNGNPKRDPDGWSVSISHYALLNPSNVQQIENSGMDKERADWFELSDLLHGKFNLAFDHTSQVQHAWSKLRAAVEYTSVVLFSLEKEFLVADIIDAYAKFGVDVNRMTIKRRLIDTGVIVSANKLASSNKGRGGKPATVYRLNNKEVSYFQTCLRG